A genomic region of Janthinobacterium lividum contains the following coding sequences:
- a CDS encoding catalase family protein, translated as MFAIPRPPLPYEPRYEFEEDGEQETCAQLLQTLHGISATTYADSGHATRSVHAKSHGLLRARLQVLDGLAPELAQGLFATPASYDVVMRISTIPGDMLDDKVSVPRGMAIKVIGVPGTQLSSLEPDDGTEPASTQDFVLVNGPAFLAPSAKKFLGSLKLLASTTDKVPRLKQALSTVLQGAEKALEAVGGESATLKSLGGHPETHVLGETYYSQAPILYGVYMAKVALVPVLPELSALKGAPVDLDGKPNGLRDAVVAYFARHAATWEVRIQLCRDIASMPLEDASVAWSEADSPYLPVARITAQPQAGWSEALSRAVDDGMAFSPWHGLLAHRPLGSIMRVRKAAYAMSARFRFERTGKVAREPRNLDDVFVNDAIK; from the coding sequence ATGTTCGCCATTCCACGCCCGCCCCTGCCCTACGAGCCGCGCTACGAGTTTGAAGAGGACGGCGAGCAGGAGACGTGCGCGCAGCTGCTGCAAACCCTGCACGGCATTTCCGCCACTACCTATGCAGACTCGGGCCATGCCACGCGCAGCGTGCATGCGAAAAGCCACGGCTTGCTGCGCGCCCGCCTGCAGGTACTCGATGGCCTGGCGCCCGAGCTGGCGCAAGGCCTGTTCGCCACGCCGGCCAGCTACGATGTGGTCATGCGCATCTCCACCATCCCTGGCGACATGCTTGACGACAAGGTGTCCGTGCCGCGTGGCATGGCCATCAAAGTGATCGGCGTACCGGGCACGCAGCTGTCCAGCCTGGAACCGGACGATGGCACGGAGCCCGCCAGCACGCAGGATTTCGTGCTCGTCAACGGTCCCGCCTTCCTCGCACCCAGCGCGAAAAAGTTCCTCGGCAGCCTGAAGCTGCTGGCCAGTACCACGGATAAAGTCCCGCGCCTGAAACAGGCGCTGTCGACCGTACTGCAGGGAGCGGAAAAGGCGCTCGAAGCCGTGGGCGGCGAAAGCGCTACGCTGAAAAGCCTGGGTGGCCATCCGGAAACCCATGTGCTGGGCGAAACCTACTATAGCCAGGCGCCCATTTTATATGGCGTCTACATGGCCAAGGTGGCGCTGGTGCCCGTGTTGCCGGAACTGTCAGCCCTGAAAGGTGCGCCTGTCGACCTGGATGGCAAGCCGAATGGCTTGCGCGACGCCGTCGTGGCCTACTTTGCCCGCCACGCGGCCACCTGGGAAGTGCGTATCCAGCTGTGCCGCGACATCGCCAGCATGCCGCTGGAAGACGCCTCCGTCGCCTGGTCCGAGGCAGACAGCCCGTATCTGCCCGTGGCCCGCATCACGGCCCAGCCGCAGGCGGGCTGGAGCGAAGCCCTGTCGCGTGCCGTCGATGACGGCATGGCCTTCAGTCCCTGGCATGGCTTGCTGGCGCACCGGCCGCTCGGTTCCATCATGCGCGTGCGCAAGGCTGCGTATGCGATGTCTGCGCGTTTCCGCTTCGAACGCACGGGCAAGGTCGCGCGCGAACCGCGCAACCTCGACGACGTTTTTGTCAATGACGCCATCAAATAG
- a CDS encoding class I SAM-dependent methyltransferase has translation MSSNIHHAAAGGYATAAASYVKGRPDYPPEVSAWLKDSLGLGPGTTVLDLGAGTGKFTPRLLDTGATVIAVEPVPAMLATLSATLPQVQALAGTATSIPLPDASVDAVVCAQAFHWFATSAALDEILRVLKPGGRLGLVWNLRDASVPWVASLNAIVNRVEGDTPRYYTGAWRHVFPHAGLTHLQETQFSQEHTGTAEDVLFNRVRSTSFIAALPPQERQRIDDEIRQMIASEPALRGRDSISVPYRTAAFMAQKAASADI, from the coding sequence ATGAGCAGCAATATCCATCACGCGGCAGCCGGCGGTTACGCCACGGCGGCCGCCAGCTACGTCAAGGGCCGGCCCGATTACCCGCCGGAAGTGTCGGCCTGGCTGAAGGATAGCCTGGGCCTGGGGCCGGGTACCACCGTGCTGGACCTGGGCGCCGGCACGGGCAAGTTCACGCCGCGCCTGCTGGACACGGGCGCCACGGTCATCGCCGTGGAACCCGTGCCGGCCATGCTGGCGACATTGTCCGCAACCTTGCCGCAAGTCCAGGCCTTGGCAGGTACGGCAACGTCCATTCCCCTGCCCGACGCCTCGGTCGATGCCGTGGTTTGCGCACAAGCCTTCCACTGGTTCGCCACCTCTGCGGCGCTCGATGAGATATTGCGCGTGCTCAAGCCGGGCGGCAGGCTGGGCCTGGTGTGGAATCTGCGCGACGCCAGCGTGCCCTGGGTGGCCAGCCTGAACGCCATCGTCAACCGTGTCGAGGGCGACACACCCCGCTACTACACGGGCGCCTGGCGCCACGTCTTCCCCCACGCGGGGCTGACGCACTTACAGGAAACACAATTTTCCCAGGAGCATACGGGCACGGCCGAAGACGTGCTGTTCAACCGCGTGCGCTCCACCAGTTTTATTGCCGCCTTGCCGCCGCAGGAGCGCCAGCGCATCGACGACGAGATTCGCCAGATGATCGCCTCGGAGCCGGCCTTGCGCGGGCGGGACAGCATCAGCGTGCCCTACCGGACGGCCGCTTTCATGGCGCAAAAGGCGGCATCGGCAGATATTTAG
- a CDS encoding c-type cytochrome, whose product MNAISILHRGSHRPPASSPSLFGRLAAMLLGMLAFCAGAWAAPAPAASAELIKRGEYVARLGDCVACHTSPNGAAMAGGLELKTPFGTIYSTNITPDAKTGLGTYTFAQFDRAMRKGVAADGHNLYPAMPYPSYAKITPDDMQALYAYLQRGVAPVAQKNRETDMKWPFSMRWGLSLWNAVFLDDAPFKPDSAKSAMWNRGSYLAQGLGHCGSCHTPRGVAFQEKTMGQDGSGGKHYLSGFTFDGWHAVNLRSLWTPGDIVQLLKTGRNSFGTAAGSMTEVITHSTQYFTDGDLDALAHYLHSLPAKNGAAAPPKKTAPLVAASNDALYNTRGGLGYLQFCATCHRRDGRGVENIFPPLAQNDSVQSKDATSVIHIALTGWQSAVTQHSPRSFGMPAYDRLSDTELAEILTFVRGKWGNQGAPVTPAQIAKVRKELKLKAPDAGGFVTPRFAALTADPNASQLIHGMQLMTETRARLPQNVGNDLNCSSCHLNGGTVANGSPFLGISAFFPSEAPRAGKIISLGERINGCFRRSMHGKPLPVDGPDLQAMVAYIDWMKGATQANDKVAGRGVAKIDRNLLPDPVHGKKVYAEQCAVCHGANGEGIKGANGVVAFPPLWGDRSFNIGAGMARTYTAAGFVKANMVMGHGQKFPLGQGNLSDQDAVDVAEYFTHMPRPDFPDKVKDWPKGGKPRDARY is encoded by the coding sequence ATGAACGCCATTTCCATCCTGCATCGCGGGTCGCACCGTCCTCCTGCTTCCTCCCCCTCGCTGTTTGGCCGGCTTGCCGCCATGCTCCTGGGCATGCTGGCCTTCTGCGCCGGCGCCTGGGCCGCGCCTGCGCCCGCCGCGTCGGCCGAGCTGATCAAGCGCGGCGAGTATGTTGCCCGACTGGGCGACTGCGTGGCCTGCCACACGAGCCCGAACGGCGCCGCCATGGCCGGCGGCCTGGAGCTCAAGACGCCGTTCGGCACCATTTACAGCACGAATATCACGCCGGACGCCAAGACGGGCCTGGGCACGTATACCTTTGCACAATTCGACCGCGCCATGCGCAAGGGCGTGGCGGCGGACGGGCACAACCTGTATCCGGCCATGCCCTACCCTTCCTACGCGAAGATCACGCCCGACGACATGCAAGCCCTGTACGCCTATTTGCAGCGCGGCGTGGCGCCCGTGGCGCAGAAAAACCGCGAAACGGATATGAAATGGCCGTTCAGCATGCGCTGGGGCCTGTCGCTGTGGAACGCCGTCTTCCTCGACGACGCGCCGTTCAAGCCCGACAGCGCCAAGTCGGCCATGTGGAACCGGGGCAGCTATCTGGCCCAGGGTCTCGGCCATTGCGGATCTTGCCACACGCCGCGCGGCGTGGCCTTCCAGGAAAAGACCATGGGCCAGGATGGCAGCGGCGGCAAGCACTACCTGTCCGGCTTCACCTTCGACGGCTGGCATGCGGTGAACCTGCGCAGCCTGTGGACGCCAGGCGACATCGTGCAATTGCTCAAGACGGGCCGCAACAGTTTCGGCACGGCGGCCGGCAGCATGACGGAAGTCATCACGCACAGCACGCAGTACTTCACGGATGGCGACCTCGATGCGCTGGCGCATTACCTGCACAGTTTGCCGGCCAAGAATGGGGCGGCCGCGCCGCCGAAGAAAACGGCGCCCCTCGTGGCGGCCAGCAACGACGCCCTGTACAACACGCGCGGCGGCCTCGGCTACCTGCAGTTTTGCGCCACCTGCCACCGCCGCGACGGCCGTGGCGTGGAAAACATCTTCCCGCCGCTGGCGCAGAACGACTCGGTGCAGTCGAAGGATGCCACCTCCGTCATTCATATCGCGCTGACGGGCTGGCAGTCGGCCGTCACGCAGCATTCGCCCCGCTCCTTCGGCATGCCCGCGTATGACCGCCTGTCGGACACGGAACTGGCGGAAATCCTCACCTTTGTGCGCGGCAAGTGGGGCAATCAAGGCGCGCCCGTCACGCCTGCGCAGATCGCCAAGGTGCGCAAGGAGCTCAAGCTCAAGGCGCCGGACGCGGGCGGCTTCGTCACGCCCCGCTTCGCCGCCCTGACGGCCGATCCGAATGCCAGCCAGCTGATCCATGGCATGCAACTGATGACGGAAACGCGCGCGCGCCTGCCGCAAAACGTGGGCAACGACCTCAATTGCAGCAGCTGCCACCTGAATGGCGGCACGGTGGCCAACGGTTCGCCCTTCCTCGGCATTTCCGCCTTCTTCCCGTCAGAAGCGCCGCGCGCCGGCAAGATCATCAGCCTGGGCGAGCGCATCAATGGCTGCTTCCGCCGCTCGATGCACGGCAAGCCGCTGCCCGTGGACGGCCCCGACCTGCAGGCGATGGTCGCCTATATCGACTGGATGAAGGGCGCCACGCAGGCGAATGACAAGGTGGCGGGACGCGGCGTGGCGAAGATCGACCGCAATCTGCTGCCCGATCCCGTGCATGGCAAAAAAGTATATGCCGAGCAATGCGCCGTCTGCCATGGCGCAAATGGCGAGGGCATCAAGGGCGCCAATGGCGTAGTAGCCTTCCCGCCGCTGTGGGGCGACCGTTCCTTCAATATCGGTGCCGGCATGGCCCGCACCTACACGGCGGCCGGCTTCGTCAAGGCCAACATGGTGATGGGCCACGGCCAGAAATTCCCGCTGGGGCAAGGCAACCTGTCCGACCAGGATGCCGTCGACGTGGCCGAATATTTTACGCACATGCCGCGTCCGGACTTCCCCGACAAGGTCAAGGATTGGCCGAAGGGCGGCAAGCCCAGGGATGCGCGCTACTGA
- a CDS encoding LysR family transcriptional regulator codes for MNNSHKLDLHKLDLNLLLTLNALLIERNVTRAAARLHLSQPSVSVQLGKLRAAFDDPLLLPGPRGMLPTARALALFAPLQAVLAQLEQVLQPEQAFEPATAEVRWNLAAADATEYAILLPMLPGLRAQAPLSRMAVFEAVPARMAHDLESGQVDLGFLAQEEAPPGLRHRTLFTEHYVLAGRRDHPLLKTPPDLEQFCALEFIVVSPNGGGFRSNVDIALEQLGRTRKVVLSVPHFLIVPPLLAASDMVALLPSRLLKNALGALRTWEPPVSLPDYEMAMVWHERMHLEPGHRWLRERIMASL; via the coding sequence GTGAACAATTCGCATAAGCTGGATTTGCACAAACTGGACTTGAACCTGCTGCTGACCCTCAACGCGCTGCTGATTGAGCGCAACGTCACGCGGGCGGCGGCGCGGCTGCACCTGAGCCAGCCTTCCGTCAGCGTGCAGCTGGGCAAGCTGCGCGCCGCTTTCGATGATCCGCTGCTCTTGCCCGGTCCGCGTGGCATGCTGCCCACGGCGCGTGCGCTGGCCCTGTTCGCGCCCCTGCAAGCCGTGCTGGCCCAGCTGGAGCAAGTCTTGCAGCCGGAACAGGCGTTCGAGCCAGCCACGGCCGAGGTGCGCTGGAACCTGGCGGCCGCCGACGCCACCGAGTATGCGATCTTGCTGCCGATGCTGCCCGGCCTGCGCGCGCAGGCGCCGTTGTCGCGCATGGCCGTCTTCGAAGCCGTGCCGGCGCGCATGGCGCACGACCTGGAAAGCGGCCAGGTCGACCTGGGCTTTCTGGCGCAGGAAGAAGCGCCGCCCGGCTTGCGCCATCGCACCCTGTTCACCGAGCACTATGTGCTGGCGGGCCGCCGCGACCACCCGCTGCTGAAGACGCCGCCCGACCTCGAGCAGTTTTGCGCGCTGGAATTCATCGTCGTCTCGCCCAATGGCGGCGGTTTCCGCAGCAACGTGGATATAGCGCTGGAACAGCTGGGCCGAACGCGCAAGGTGGTACTGTCCGTGCCGCATTTTCTCATCGTGCCACCCCTGCTGGCCGCGTCCGACATGGTGGCCCTGCTGCCGTCGCGCCTGCTGAAGAATGCGCTGGGCGCCTTGCGCACATGGGAGCCGCCCGTCAGCCTGCCCGACTATGAGATGGCCATGGTCTGGCACGAGCGCATGCACCTTGAGCCGGGCCACCGCTGGCTGCGCGAGCGCATCATGGCCAGCTTGTAA
- a CDS encoding amidase, with protein sequence MQLHEYTSFDGLGLAQLLREGDVSSTELHDAAMRACAAVNPRINAVVELWPADLSVIDKAAPFAGVPFLIKDVAVTMAGQRSEAGSRLGAGHVAQADSHLMTQFRQAGLVTFGRTSTPEMAFATTTEPVLYGATRNPWNLALSAGGSSGGAAAAVAAGIVPLAHATDAAGSIRVPAASTGLFGLKPSRGRVSNGPAMDEIFSGLGVQLGVSRTVRDSAALLDAVQGVLPGEPYLTSPPGHSWLSQVSVAPGKLRIGVQRAACDGAYPVPAIDAALDTAVRLLQSLGHHVEEVSPALGVSWQAFVHANASIWCANLVPWIDGLAQESGRGVSLDTLEPATLACYRHGKTVSAVDFVAALDVRNTVTRQAGALFEQYDVLLTPTMPDLPWQLGHYGEKEEQFDGLGWTARLFEHSPYTPLANVAGLPAMSVPLSMSNEGLPIGMQFMAGYARDGVLLRLAGQLERAAPWVQRRPPVWAGN encoded by the coding sequence ATGCAACTCCATGAATACACTAGCTTTGATGGTTTGGGACTGGCCCAGCTGCTGCGCGAAGGCGACGTTTCCTCCACCGAATTGCACGACGCTGCCATGCGCGCCTGCGCCGCCGTCAACCCGCGCATCAACGCCGTGGTCGAACTGTGGCCGGCAGATTTATCGGTCATCGACAAGGCGGCGCCGTTCGCCGGCGTGCCATTCCTGATCAAGGATGTGGCCGTCACCATGGCGGGCCAGCGCAGCGAAGCGGGCAGCCGCCTGGGTGCCGGCCACGTGGCCCAGGCCGACTCCCACTTGATGACGCAGTTTCGCCAGGCGGGCCTGGTGACGTTCGGCCGCACCAGCACGCCCGAAATGGCCTTTGCCACCACCACGGAACCCGTGCTGTACGGCGCCACGCGCAATCCCTGGAACCTGGCATTGAGCGCGGGCGGCTCCAGCGGCGGCGCGGCGGCGGCCGTGGCAGCCGGCATCGTGCCGCTGGCCCATGCGACGGATGCGGCCGGTTCCATCCGCGTGCCGGCCGCCTCGACGGGCCTGTTCGGCTTGAAACCGAGCCGGGGTCGCGTCTCGAACGGCCCCGCCATGGACGAGATCTTCAGCGGCCTGGGCGTGCAGCTGGGCGTGAGCCGCACGGTGCGCGACAGCGCCGCCTTGCTTGACGCCGTGCAGGGAGTACTGCCGGGCGAGCCGTATCTGACGAGTCCGCCCGGCCATAGCTGGCTGTCGCAGGTGAGCGTGGCGCCGGGCAAGCTGCGCATCGGCGTGCAGCGCGCTGCCTGCGATGGCGCCTATCCTGTGCCCGCCATCGATGCCGCGCTGGACACTGCCGTGCGCCTGCTGCAAAGCCTGGGCCACCACGTGGAAGAAGTGTCGCCCGCGCTGGGCGTGTCGTGGCAAGCGTTCGTGCACGCCAATGCCAGTATCTGGTGCGCCAACCTGGTGCCGTGGATAGACGGCCTGGCGCAAGAGAGCGGGCGCGGCGTGTCGCTCGATACCCTGGAACCGGCGACCCTGGCCTGCTACCGTCATGGCAAGACGGTCTCGGCGGTCGATTTCGTGGCGGCCCTCGACGTGCGCAACACGGTCACGCGCCAGGCCGGCGCATTGTTTGAGCAATACGACGTCTTGCTGACGCCCACCATGCCGGACTTGCCGTGGCAGCTGGGGCACTATGGCGAAAAGGAGGAACAGTTTGATGGGCTGGGCTGGACGGCGCGCCTGTTCGAGCATTCGCCCTATACGCCGCTGGCGAACGTGGCGGGCTTGCCAGCCATGTCCGTGCCGCTGTCCATGTCAAATGAGGGCTTGCCGATCGGCATGCAGTTCATGGCTGGCTACGCCAGGGATGGCGTGCTGCTGCGCCTGGCAGGGCAACTGGAGCGGGCGGCGCCGTGGGTGCAGCGGCGTCCGCCCGTGTGGGCAGGTAATTAA
- a CDS encoding DUF2061 domain-containing protein, with product MFTAIKTFSQVCTHTSIAFGLAYLLTGSLAIGGLAAIIEPVINVALLPWHEKAWHAIRRRYAASRLGFAALAGEKLSQTALHMGVAFGVMYWATGSMAFGGLLAVVEPICNVIVLPFHDRLWEKARFRLECRGAARLAAL from the coding sequence TTGTTTACAGCCATCAAAACATTCAGCCAGGTCTGCACGCATACGTCGATCGCCTTCGGTCTCGCCTACTTGCTGACGGGGTCCCTGGCAATCGGTGGCTTGGCCGCAATCATCGAACCGGTCATTAATGTCGCCTTGCTGCCATGGCACGAAAAAGCCTGGCACGCGATCCGCCGCCGCTACGCCGCCAGCCGCCTGGGCTTTGCCGCCCTGGCCGGTGAAAAACTCAGCCAGACAGCCCTGCACATGGGCGTGGCCTTCGGTGTCATGTACTGGGCCACGGGTTCCATGGCCTTCGGCGGCTTGCTGGCCGTGGTCGAGCCGATCTGCAACGTGATCGTCCTGCCCTTCCACGACCGGCTGTGGGAAAAAGCCCGCTTTCGCCTGGAATGCCGGGGCGCGGCCCGTCTCGCCGCCTTGTAG
- a CDS encoding chitinase has product MNTLILTLFGGTLAACGGGGDGSSGGASQLLAGATAAVACYTPWNSGTAYNGGGQASYNNVNYTANWWTQGNNPSTSSGGAGSGQPWTAVGDCGTPTPTPTPTPTPTPTPTPTPTPTPTPTPTPTPTPTPTPTPTPTPTPTGLAKHALIGYWHNFTNPSGATYPISQVSDDWDVIVVSFGDNAGGGNVSLTIDPGAGTEAQFIADVAAKRAKGKKVILSLGGQNGSVSVGNTAEATNFTNSLYAIITKYGFDGIDLDLENGVAQGAAIQTYLPIAVKNLKTKVGSSFYLSMAPEWVYVEGGYTSYGSIWGAYIPIINALRSELTVLHPQYYNNGDIYTPYATGAIKAGSADQLVATARMLIEGFNYGGNTFAGLRPDQVGFGVPSGRSSAGSGFTTNADVSNALNCLTRLLNCGTIKPLQAYPDFRGVMTWSINWDRHDNYNFSVPTKNVLKTLP; this is encoded by the coding sequence ATGAATACCCTCATCCTTACCCTCTTCGGCGGCACGCTGGCCGCCTGCGGTGGCGGCGGCGACGGATCCAGCGGTGGCGCGAGCCAGTTGCTGGCCGGCGCGACCGCAGCAGTGGCCTGCTACACGCCGTGGAACAGCGGCACCGCCTACAACGGCGGCGGCCAGGCCAGCTACAACAACGTCAATTACACGGCCAACTGGTGGACGCAAGGCAATAATCCTTCGACCAGCAGCGGCGGCGCCGGCAGCGGCCAGCCCTGGACGGCGGTGGGAGACTGCGGCACGCCGACTCCTACCCCGACGCCCACGCCTACCCCAACACCTACGCCGACTCCCACCCCGACCCCGACGCCAACGCCAACACCAACACCTACTCCAACGCCGACCCCGACACCAACGCCTACTCCGACGCCAACGCCCACCGGCCTGGCCAAGCACGCGCTGATCGGCTACTGGCACAACTTCACCAACCCCAGCGGCGCCACGTATCCGATCAGCCAGGTCAGCGATGACTGGGATGTGATCGTCGTCTCCTTTGGCGACAACGCGGGCGGCGGCAATGTCAGCCTGACCATCGATCCCGGTGCGGGCACGGAAGCGCAATTCATTGCCGACGTGGCTGCCAAGCGCGCGAAAGGCAAGAAAGTCATCCTGTCGCTGGGTGGGCAAAACGGTTCCGTTTCCGTCGGCAACACGGCTGAAGCCACCAATTTCACCAACAGCCTGTACGCCATCATCACCAAATATGGCTTCGATGGCATCGACCTGGACCTGGAAAACGGCGTGGCGCAAGGCGCGGCCATCCAGACCTATCTGCCGATCGCCGTGAAAAACCTGAAAACCAAGGTCGGCAGCAGTTTTTACCTGTCGATGGCGCCGGAATGGGTGTATGTGGAAGGGGGCTACACGAGCTATGGCAGCATCTGGGGCGCCTACATTCCCATCATCAACGCCTTGCGCAGCGAGCTGACGGTGCTGCACCCGCAGTACTACAACAATGGCGACATCTACACGCCGTACGCCACGGGCGCCATCAAGGCGGGCTCGGCCGACCAGCTGGTGGCCACGGCGCGCATGCTGATCGAGGGATTCAATTATGGCGGCAATACCTTCGCCGGCCTGCGACCGGACCAGGTGGGCTTTGGCGTGCCATCGGGGCGCAGCTCGGCCGGCTCGGGTTTTACGACGAATGCCGACGTCAGCAATGCCCTGAATTGCCTGACGCGCCTGCTCAACTGCGGCACCATCAAGCCGTTGCAGGCGTATCCCGACTTCCGCGGCGTGATGACCTGGTCGATCAACTGGGACCGCCACGACAACTATAATTTCTCCGTGCCGACGAAGAATGTACTGAAAACCCTGCCGTAA
- a CDS encoding NAD(P)H-binding protein produces the protein MKKILILGAGGQVAQWVIRALAGREDIALTLLLRNPGKLSTPVPANGTVLAGDVLDQALLRQTIPGHDLVYANLVGDDMEAQANSIIAAMRASSVGRLVFVLSMGIYDEVPGKFGAWNNARLAEHLKPFRRAADAIEASGLAYTIVRPAWMTDEDEVDYELTTRHAPFKGTVVSRKSVADLIASIIEAPDLHRHANLGVNKPNTDGDKPYFM, from the coding sequence ATGAAGAAGATACTGATACTGGGTGCAGGCGGACAGGTGGCGCAGTGGGTCATCCGCGCCTTGGCGGGCCGTGAAGACATCGCCTTGACGCTGTTGTTGCGCAATCCCGGCAAGCTGTCTACGCCAGTCCCGGCCAACGGCACCGTGCTGGCCGGCGACGTGCTGGACCAGGCATTGCTGCGGCAAACGATACCCGGTCACGATCTGGTCTACGCCAATCTGGTGGGCGACGACATGGAAGCCCAGGCCAACAGCATCATTGCCGCCATGCGGGCATCCAGTGTCGGGCGCCTGGTTTTCGTCCTGTCGATGGGCATCTACGATGAAGTTCCCGGAAAATTCGGCGCATGGAACAACGCCAGGCTGGCAGAACACCTGAAACCATTCCGCCGCGCCGCCGACGCCATCGAAGCGTCCGGCCTGGCATACACCATCGTGCGTCCAGCCTGGATGACGGACGAAGACGAAGTCGACTACGAACTGACGACGCGCCACGCGCCATTCAAGGGCACCGTGGTATCGCGCAAGAGCGTGGCAGACCTGATCGCCAGCATCATCGAAGCGCCAGACCTGCACCGGCACGCCAACCTGGGCGTGAACAAACCGAACACGGACGGGGACAAGCCGTATTTCATGTAG
- a CDS encoding type II secretion system protein GspD, which produces MKKWILYLMLMPCMAMANNQPVTINLSSAPLVAFAQATYKNLLDRDYVIAPDALALDRKISVSVRSLTPQQLPVFIEGVLADQGIASELREGVYYLRAAQSSRSAQAPVVSLPPEVATQSASSSSAALFAPLNRLKSGEGEGYFDGGYASGIAGSSSGRRRDDESEVYAPAGRSVDFLVQVITAAFGVRSAVAAGNQLVLTGSASELNKMRILLGALDQLPRMVDVSASWVEVTDNASSGRGISIMASVLGAKFGASLGSVNSASAISLRGTNFQLVIDALNTDGRFKQVSNSRIVGDDYQKMVLTVGDETPTIASTGKDNSGNSVQNIVYRPSGVIVDVLPKILGSGKINLAIDGQISSFKPTASGVTGSPTLIKRQVKTAVTVNDGEVLLIGGLNDAQTVDSSSGFSFLPSSWAARSGTKLHTDLVLILSAQVPRASEKR; this is translated from the coding sequence ATGAAAAAATGGATCCTGTACCTGATGCTGATGCCCTGCATGGCGATGGCCAATAACCAGCCTGTCACGATCAATTTGTCCTCTGCTCCGCTTGTGGCATTTGCGCAAGCAACGTATAAAAATCTTCTTGATCGAGATTACGTTATCGCGCCGGATGCGCTGGCCTTAGATCGCAAGATTTCGGTTTCGGTGCGGTCGCTTACGCCGCAACAATTGCCAGTTTTTATTGAGGGTGTGCTTGCTGATCAGGGTATCGCGTCCGAGTTGCGTGAAGGGGTGTATTACCTGCGTGCTGCACAGTCTTCGCGGTCTGCACAAGCTCCGGTTGTGTCGCTTCCGCCTGAGGTCGCAACACAAAGCGCGTCGTCATCTTCTGCGGCCTTGTTTGCGCCTTTGAACAGGCTCAAATCAGGCGAAGGGGAGGGGTATTTTGACGGTGGGTATGCCAGCGGCATTGCTGGTAGTTCCTCCGGCCGGCGCCGTGATGATGAGTCCGAGGTATATGCGCCGGCTGGCCGTTCGGTTGATTTCTTGGTGCAGGTTATAACGGCTGCGTTTGGGGTGCGTAGTGCTGTGGCGGCTGGCAATCAACTTGTGCTGACCGGCAGCGCGTCGGAGTTAAACAAGATGCGCATCTTGCTCGGTGCGCTCGATCAGTTGCCGCGTATGGTTGATGTGTCGGCGTCGTGGGTCGAGGTCACGGATAACGCCAGCTCGGGCCGCGGCATTTCCATCATGGCCAGCGTGCTTGGTGCGAAGTTCGGCGCGTCGCTGGGCAGTGTCAATTCGGCGTCCGCGATCAGCTTGCGAGGAACAAATTTTCAGTTGGTGATTGACGCGTTGAACACGGATGGCCGTTTCAAACAAGTATCGAACAGCCGCATCGTGGGTGACGACTATCAAAAAATGGTGCTGACGGTGGGCGATGAGACGCCGACGATTGCCAGCACGGGCAAAGACAATTCCGGCAACAGCGTGCAAAACATCGTCTATCGGCCATCCGGCGTTATCGTCGACGTGCTGCCCAAGATACTCGGTAGCGGGAAAATCAATCTCGCCATTGATGGGCAAATTTCAAGTTTCAAGCCTACGGCCAGCGGCGTGACGGGGTCGCCCACGCTGATCAAGCGCCAGGTCAAAACAGCCGTCACGGTGAACGATGGTGAGGTGCTGTTGATCGGTGGTCTGAACGATGCGCAAACCGTCGATAGCTCCTCTGGCTTCTCGTTTCTGCCGTCATCTTGGGCTGCTCGATCGGGGACAAAGCTGCATACCGATTTGGTGCTGATTTTGAGTGCGCAAGTTCCGCGTGCCTCAGAAAAACGGTGA